A window from Herbaspirillum sp. meg3 encodes these proteins:
- a CDS encoding TonB-dependent hemoglobin/transferrin/lactoferrin family receptor, which yields MLKMNRLTLAVMLTCARGFALAGENDPNTDAAHLRPDQRSMDEIVVRAVRTDAIAASVSVTTREDILERGARNIKDVLADQPDVMVRTRPSDFSAARSATGRARNEGINIRGIEGNRVLIVQDGIRLPNGFSFGPAFQTGRGDYWDVDSFKRIEVLRGANSTQYGADSLAGVVSATTLGPSDLVKAGKAVGGFAQSAYAQQDNSVNHMAGVAFNDERWQGMFMGSLRSGHETWSQENDRRANSNRTAPNPVDMESRYYLTKLGFRADAGNRLQATLENLNLQVNTNVLTQVSPVPSFRSTAAMRGYDTTKRQRLSFEYFHEGSETDWLNRLHAHAYWQDSSVRQITTERVFGPRSAMERMFFNMFGAFYGAIAPGVLRRSRDNSYDERIAGLNVVADTNLRMGGGGHALRYGIDLSHSDIATSVGGTVPFSGHQYPYKPSPDTSYLLAGGFLQDEISISTLKIIPGLRYDFFRIAPDASSLSSYDKAQLLLTHSTPKSQSAHAFTPRLGVIWEIAPAFVPYFNYAKGFRAPTPDQINANFFNPSLFYLASGNPDLRPERVTGKELGVRGAIQGFHYSVAAFDSRYSDFIRQRLVGVDMNLPAFVYKNVNENKARIRGVELKSEWDMSAAWRVNAAIAYARGDVMTSVFGEDFAADGSVSVVGTKWQPLDSVQPMRAVVGARYRQASWGAHVNLEHSWGKSSDRISRPSRDSVVLMTSPSTVVSAGTWIQPLEGFTVTFNVENVFNAYYERWSDVGELPPSTGSNSTRRHYTAPPRSLQLALRYSF from the coding sequence ATGCTGAAAATGAACAGGCTGACGCTAGCCGTCATGCTAACGTGCGCCCGAGGGTTTGCCTTGGCTGGAGAAAACGACCCTAATACCGACGCTGCACATCTGCGGCCGGACCAAAGGTCAATGGATGAAATTGTCGTTCGCGCAGTTCGCACCGACGCCATAGCGGCCTCTGTCAGTGTTACCACGCGTGAAGACATTCTCGAGCGTGGAGCGCGCAATATCAAGGATGTGCTTGCAGATCAGCCGGACGTCATGGTGCGTACACGGCCTTCGGATTTCTCTGCGGCCAGATCGGCCACCGGCCGCGCCCGTAACGAAGGGATCAACATTCGCGGTATCGAAGGCAACCGCGTGCTGATTGTGCAGGATGGCATCCGTCTGCCGAACGGCTTTTCATTCGGCCCTGCATTCCAGACCGGGCGCGGCGACTATTGGGATGTCGACAGCTTCAAGCGGATTGAAGTCCTGCGTGGAGCCAATTCCACGCAGTATGGCGCGGACAGCCTGGCAGGTGTGGTTAGCGCCACGACCTTGGGTCCGAGCGATCTGGTCAAGGCCGGCAAGGCCGTGGGTGGTTTTGCGCAGTCGGCTTACGCGCAGCAGGACAATTCTGTCAATCACATGGCAGGAGTAGCGTTCAATGACGAGCGCTGGCAAGGCATGTTCATGGGGAGCTTGCGCAGCGGCCATGAAACTTGGTCGCAGGAAAACGATAGACGCGCCAACAGCAACCGCACGGCACCCAACCCGGTCGACATGGAAAGCCGCTACTACCTGACCAAGCTGGGGTTCAGGGCAGATGCCGGCAATCGCCTGCAGGCGACGCTGGAAAACCTGAACTTGCAGGTCAATACCAATGTGTTGACGCAGGTGTCGCCGGTGCCGTCTTTCAGAAGCACGGCGGCGATGCGTGGCTACGACACGACCAAGCGGCAGCGGCTGTCGTTTGAATACTTCCATGAAGGGAGTGAGACGGATTGGCTGAACCGACTGCATGCGCATGCGTACTGGCAGGATTCCAGTGTTCGCCAGATCACGACTGAGCGTGTCTTCGGTCCACGGAGTGCCATGGAGAGGATGTTCTTCAACATGTTCGGAGCATTTTATGGCGCCATCGCACCAGGCGTATTGCGGCGTTCGCGTGACAATTCCTATGACGAACGCATCGCCGGCCTGAACGTGGTTGCAGACACCAATCTCCGTATGGGAGGGGGCGGGCACGCATTGCGTTACGGAATCGATCTCAGCCATTCAGATATTGCAACTTCCGTAGGGGGGACGGTCCCATTTTCAGGCCATCAGTACCCATACAAACCTTCTCCGGATACCTCGTACCTGCTCGCCGGTGGATTCCTCCAGGATGAGATATCGATCTCAACGCTGAAGATCATCCCCGGGCTACGTTATGATTTTTTCCGTATTGCGCCGGATGCGTCGTCTTTATCGTCCTACGACAAAGCGCAGCTTCTGCTTACCCATTCCACGCCAAAATCGCAAAGCGCCCACGCTTTTACACCGCGTCTCGGCGTGATCTGGGAGATTGCTCCTGCCTTTGTACCCTACTTTAATTACGCCAAAGGGTTCAGGGCTCCGACACCGGATCAGATCAATGCCAATTTTTTCAACCCCTCACTTTTCTATTTGGCCTCGGGAAATCCTGATTTGCGGCCGGAGCGGGTCACGGGAAAAGAACTCGGCGTGCGTGGAGCCATCCAGGGTTTTCATTATTCCGTGGCGGCGTTTGACAGCCGCTACAGCGATTTCATCCGGCAGCGGCTGGTTGGCGTCGATATGAATTTGCCTGCTTTTGTATATAAGAACGTCAATGAGAACAAAGCGCGTATCAGAGGCGTCGAACTCAAGTCTGAGTGGGATATGAGTGCAGCATGGCGTGTCAATGCCGCGATAGCGTACGCTCGCGGTGACGTGATGACGTCGGTATTCGGTGAGGACTTCGCGGCGGATGGCAGCGTATCCGTTGTTGGTACGAAGTGGCAGCCGCTGGATTCGGTTCAACCGATGCGGGCCGTTGTCGGTGCGAGATACCGGCAGGCGAGCTGGGGGGCGCATGTCAATCTTGAACACTCCTGGGGAAAATCTTCGGATCGCATCTCAAGGCCATCTCGAGACAGCGTGGTGCTGATGACCTCGCCTTCCACGGTAGTCAGCGCCGGCACCTGGATCCAGCCTTTGGAGGGCTTCACCGTCACGTTCAATGTGGAAAACGTTTTCAATGCCTATTACGAGCGCTGGTCCGATGTCGGGGAATTGCCTCCTTCCACAGGGAGCAACAGCACGCGCCGGCATTACACGGCGCCGCCACGCAGTTTGCAACTGGCCTTGCGGTATTCCTTTTAA
- the argA gene encoding amino-acid N-acetyltransferase, giving the protein MRSMENDTDYASFVAWLRSVAPYVHAFRGKTFVVAFPGELVTAGGLAVLAQDLSLLHALGIRVVVVHGSRPQVEEQLALRNVEARFHNGLRITDSAALECAKEAAGELRLDIEAAFSQGLPNTPMAHAAIRVISGNFVTARPMGVIDGADLQLTGIVRKVAADAIHPILNAGGIVLLSPLGFSPTGEAFNLAMEDVAVSAAIALRAEKLIFLSETPLMHDAAGTDIRELSSHQAEAVLLANFLPPDAAFYLKNAVKACNAGVSRAHIVPFATDGSVLLELFTHDGIGTMITYENLESLREATIEDVGGILKLIEPLEADGTLVKRGRELIEREIHYFSVIEHDNVIFGCAALYPFPKERMGEMACLTVNPEVQAQGDGERILKHIETRARESGLTKLFVLTTRTSHWFMRRGFVLATVDDLPKDRQHMYNWQRKSLVLIKNL; this is encoded by the coding sequence ATGCGGAGCATGGAAAATGACACCGATTACGCCAGTTTCGTGGCGTGGCTGCGCTCCGTCGCACCTTATGTACATGCTTTTCGCGGCAAGACCTTTGTGGTCGCCTTTCCGGGCGAACTGGTAACGGCAGGCGGCCTGGCCGTTCTGGCGCAAGACTTGTCGTTGCTGCATGCCCTTGGCATCCGCGTCGTTGTGGTGCACGGCTCGCGACCACAGGTCGAAGAGCAACTGGCGCTGCGTAACGTGGAGGCCCGCTTCCACAATGGCCTGCGGATTACCGACTCGGCTGCGCTGGAATGCGCCAAGGAAGCCGCCGGCGAACTGCGCCTGGATATTGAAGCGGCATTCAGCCAGGGCTTGCCGAACACGCCGATGGCGCATGCTGCCATCCGTGTCATTTCCGGCAACTTTGTGACGGCGCGTCCAATGGGCGTGATCGACGGCGCCGACCTGCAACTGACCGGTATCGTCCGTAAAGTCGCGGCTGACGCCATCCATCCGATTCTCAACGCAGGCGGCATCGTGCTGCTGTCGCCGCTGGGCTTCTCGCCGACCGGCGAAGCTTTCAATCTGGCCATGGAAGACGTGGCCGTTTCCGCTGCGATTGCACTGCGCGCCGAAAAGCTGATTTTCCTGAGCGAAACACCACTGATGCACGATGCCGCCGGCACCGACATCCGCGAGTTGTCGTCGCACCAGGCTGAAGCCGTGCTGCTGGCTAACTTCCTGCCGCCGGACGCCGCCTTCTACCTCAAGAACGCCGTCAAGGCCTGTAACGCCGGCGTGTCGCGCGCGCACATCGTGCCGTTCGCCACCGACGGATCGGTGCTGCTGGAGCTGTTTACCCATGACGGTATCGGCACCATGATCACCTACGAGAACCTCGAAAGCCTGCGCGAAGCGACCATCGAAGATGTCGGTGGCATCCTCAAGCTAATCGAGCCGCTGGAAGCCGACGGCACGCTGGTCAAGCGCGGTCGCGAACTGATCGAGCGCGAAATCCATTACTTCTCGGTGATCGAGCATGACAACGTGATCTTCGGCTGTGCGGCGCTCTATCCTTTCCCGAAAGAAAGAATGGGAGAAATGGCCTGCCTGACCGTCAATCCGGAAGTCCAGGCGCAAGGCGACGGCGAGCGTATCCTCAAGCACATCGAAACGCGCGCGCGCGAGTCGGGCCTGACCAAACTGTTCGTGCTGACCACGCGCACTTCACACTGGTTCATGCGGCGCGGCTTCGTGCTGGCGACGGTGGATGACCTGCCCAAGGACAGACAACACATGTACAACTGGCAACGCAAGTCGCTGGTGCTGATCAAGAATCTATAA
- a CDS encoding oxidative damage protection protein, with protein sequence MARMIHCIKLNKEAEGLDFPPYPGELGKRIYESVSKEAWAGWLKHQTMLVNENRLMLADARARKYLAVQMEKHFFGEGADAAHGYVPPPGE encoded by the coding sequence ATGGCACGCATGATCCATTGCATCAAACTGAACAAGGAAGCCGAAGGCCTCGACTTCCCGCCTTACCCGGGCGAGCTGGGCAAGCGCATTTACGAAAGCGTGTCCAAGGAAGCCTGGGCCGGATGGCTCAAGCACCAGACCATGCTGGTCAATGAAAATCGCCTGATGCTGGCTGACGCACGCGCACGCAAGTACCTGGCCGTGCAGATGGAAAAGCATTTCTTCGGTGAAGGCGCGGATGCAGCGCACGGCTACGTGCCGCCGCCAGGCGAATAA
- a CDS encoding pitrilysin family protein codes for MPLLRPASFSRRIARYTLPLLLTFAAAAAAQAPVMLPSGVTQGPSAEGISEYRFSNGFKLLLMPDASKPTVTVNMTYLVGSRQENYGETGMAHLLEHLMFKGTPKHSAIPQEFSKRGMNFNGTTSLDRTNYYEFFPAGDENLQWAITMEADRMLNSFIARKDLDSEMTVVRNEFESGENSPSSVMVKRMQSVAFDWHNYGNATIGNRSDIEHVKIENLQAFYRTYYQPDNAVLLIAGKFDPTKVLEWVNQSFGKMAKPTRTLPDFWTVEPTQDGERQFTIRRSGDVQLVYVGYKIPAGLHIDSDAIGVAADILADTPNGRLHKLLVETGKASAIMQFQLGGYAPGLQIIGAVVKKGEPLEPVRQALTDAIESFATTPPTEAEMARVRVSNANAYEKLLSDHQRIGIALSNVLALGDWRLLFAGRDQVAAMTSQQVAAAAASYFRRDNRTVGLFVPEDQPQRSEIPAAPSIDSALKNYQPRAAIATGEAFDSSPSNLDLRTQHIRIGGLKVALLPKKTRGQTVSVSMKLNWGDAQSLFGKRTVAGMAGEMLGRGSQSMTREQLADEFARLKISGGVYNFQTTRGNLDAALRLMADVLQHPRFDAAEFEQLRKQTLVNLEASRNDPTSRAQEALAKHFDHYPAGDWRAARSLDLRIAEVQAVSLDDVKAFHRNFYGASTGEIAIIGDFDSDAAARTIQQSLSNWTSAAPYQRVLQDYADIAPARLAINTPDKENGTLIARLNLDMRDEDPDYPALVVANYLIGGASLKSRLADRVRQREGLSYSISSFLSVSAISNAAQIGIGAIAAPQNLDKVDAAIHEELRRVLKDGFTQEELDRAKSGIRQQREQARAQDDTISNGWVNLLDLDRTYAWAAQLDQRIAALTLDQINDVVRKRLTLDKMSVVIARDESKAKQP; via the coding sequence ATGCCTCTGCTCCGTCCCGCTTCTTTTTCCCGCCGTATTGCTCGTTACACCCTTCCGCTGCTACTGACTTTTGCTGCTGCCGCCGCTGCACAGGCACCTGTTATGCTCCCATCCGGCGTCACGCAGGGGCCATCCGCCGAAGGCATCAGCGAATATCGCTTCAGCAATGGCTTCAAGCTGTTGCTCATGCCTGATGCCAGCAAACCGACGGTGACCGTCAACATGACGTACCTGGTCGGCTCGCGCCAGGAGAATTACGGTGAAACCGGCATGGCGCATCTGCTTGAACATCTGATGTTCAAGGGCACGCCCAAGCACAGCGCGATCCCGCAAGAGTTCAGCAAGCGCGGCATGAACTTCAACGGCACCACCTCGCTGGATCGCACCAACTATTACGAATTCTTTCCCGCCGGCGACGAGAACCTGCAATGGGCCATCACCATGGAAGCCGACCGCATGCTGAACTCGTTCATCGCGCGCAAGGATCTGGACAGCGAGATGACCGTCGTACGCAATGAGTTTGAAAGCGGTGAAAACTCACCCAGCTCGGTCATGGTCAAGCGCATGCAAAGTGTCGCTTTCGACTGGCATAACTACGGCAACGCCACCATCGGCAACCGCAGCGACATCGAGCATGTCAAGATCGAAAACCTGCAAGCCTTCTACCGCACCTACTATCAACCCGACAATGCGGTGCTGCTGATCGCCGGCAAGTTCGATCCAACCAAGGTATTGGAGTGGGTCAATCAGAGTTTCGGCAAGATGGCGAAACCAACGCGTACGCTGCCGGATTTCTGGACGGTGGAACCAACGCAGGACGGCGAACGCCAGTTCACCATTCGCCGTAGCGGAGATGTGCAACTGGTCTATGTCGGCTACAAGATTCCGGCCGGCCTGCATATCGACTCGGATGCCATCGGCGTTGCGGCCGATATCCTGGCTGACACGCCGAACGGCCGCCTGCACAAGCTCCTGGTGGAAACCGGCAAGGCCAGCGCGATCATGCAATTTCAGCTGGGCGGCTATGCGCCGGGATTGCAAATCATCGGTGCCGTAGTCAAGAAAGGCGAACCGCTCGAACCGGTACGTCAGGCATTGACCGACGCCATCGAATCCTTTGCCACGACGCCGCCGACGGAAGCCGAAATGGCGCGCGTGCGCGTCAGCAATGCCAACGCCTACGAAAAATTGCTGAGCGATCACCAGCGCATCGGAATCGCCTTGTCCAACGTTCTGGCGCTGGGCGATTGGCGCTTGCTGTTTGCCGGCCGCGATCAGGTTGCGGCAATGACATCACAACAAGTTGCGGCCGCAGCGGCGAGCTACTTCCGCCGTGACAACCGTACCGTTGGTCTCTTCGTTCCCGAAGACCAGCCGCAACGCAGCGAGATCCCGGCAGCGCCAAGTATCGACAGTGCGCTGAAAAACTACCAGCCGCGCGCCGCCATCGCCACCGGCGAAGCCTTTGACTCCTCACCGTCCAATCTGGATTTACGCACTCAGCACATCCGCATCGGTGGGCTGAAGGTGGCGTTGCTGCCGAAGAAGACCCGCGGCCAAACTGTCTCGGTCAGCATGAAGCTTAACTGGGGCGATGCCCAAAGCCTGTTCGGCAAGCGGACGGTCGCAGGCATGGCTGGTGAAATGCTGGGCCGCGGCAGCCAATCGATGACGCGCGAACAACTGGCAGATGAATTTGCCCGTCTGAAGATCAGCGGTGGCGTCTACAACTTCCAGACCACGCGCGGCAACCTCGACGCCGCCCTGCGATTGATGGCAGACGTGCTGCAACATCCACGCTTCGACGCTGCCGAATTCGAACAACTGCGCAAACAAACTCTGGTGAACCTGGAAGCCTCACGCAACGATCCGACCTCGCGCGCGCAGGAAGCGCTGGCCAAGCACTTCGACCACTATCCGGCCGGCGACTGGCGCGCAGCACGCTCGCTGGATCTGCGCATCGCCGAAGTACAGGCAGTATCGCTCGACGACGTCAAAGCCTTTCATCGCAACTTCTATGGCGCATCGACGGGTGAAATCGCCATCATCGGCGACTTCGATTCCGACGCTGCCGCGCGCACCATTCAGCAGAGCCTGTCCAACTGGACCAGCGCAGCCCCTTATCAACGCGTGTTGCAAGACTACGCCGACATCGCACCTGCACGCCTGGCGATCAATACGCCGGACAAGGAAAACGGCACGCTCATCGCCCGCCTCAATCTCGACATGCGCGATGAAGATCCCGACTACCCGGCGCTGGTTGTCGCCAACTACCTGATCGGCGGCGCCAGCCTCAAGTCGCGCCTGGCCGACCGTGTGCGCCAGCGCGAAGGTCTGTCGTACAGCATCAGTTCCTTCCTGTCGGTCAGCGCCATCAGCAACGCGGCGCAAATCGGCATCGGCGCCATCGCTGCGCCGCAGAATCTGGATAAGGTCGACGCCGCCATTCACGAAGAATTGCGGCGCGTGCTCAAAGACGGCTTCACTCAGGAAGAACTCGACCGCGCCAAATCCGGTATCCGCCAGCAACGCGAACAAGCACGCGCGCAAGACGACACCATCAGCAATGGTTGGGTCAATCTGCTCGATCTGGATCGAACCTATGCCTGGGCGGCGCAACTGGATCAGCGCATTGCCGCGCTGACGCTGGATCAGATCAACGACGTCGTGCGCAAGCGTCTCACGCTAGACAAAATGAGTGTCGTGATTGCGCGGGATGAGAGCAAGGCGAAGCAGCCTTAA
- the rpiA gene encoding ribose-5-phosphate isomerase RpiA codes for MTQDELKQAVARAAIEYVVDGEIIGVGTGSTANFFIDELAKIKDRIKGAVASSEATAERLRGHGIKVFDLNDVETMPVYIDGADEINAAGAMIKGGGAALTREKIVASVAQKFVCIADGSKLVDVLGKFPLPVEVIPMASSVAARKLSALGCEAKLRMKDGKPLVTDNGCYILDAVGLSITEPAEIEAAINNIVGVVTVGLFARQGANVCLLGTSDGVKKLEF; via the coding sequence ATGACTCAAGACGAACTCAAACAAGCTGTAGCACGTGCTGCCATCGAATACGTGGTTGACGGTGAAATCATCGGCGTCGGCACCGGCTCTACAGCCAATTTCTTTATCGATGAACTTGCCAAGATCAAGGATCGCATCAAGGGTGCGGTGGCTTCTTCGGAAGCGACGGCCGAACGCCTGCGCGGTCACGGCATCAAGGTCTTCGACCTCAATGACGTGGAAACCATGCCGGTCTATATCGACGGCGCCGACGAAATCAACGCCGCAGGCGCGATGATCAAGGGCGGTGGCGCGGCACTGACACGCGAGAAGATCGTGGCGTCGGTGGCGCAGAAGTTTGTGTGTATCGCCGACGGTTCCAAGCTGGTAGACGTGCTGGGCAAGTTCCCGCTGCCGGTGGAAGTGATTCCGATGGCAAGCAGTGTCGCGGCACGCAAGTTGTCGGCACTGGGTTGTGAGGCAAAGCTGCGGATGAAGGATGGCAAGCCGCTCGTGACGGACAACGGTTGCTATATTCTGGATGCGGTGGGTTTGAGTATTACCGAGCCGGCGGAGATTGAAGCTGCGATCAACAATATCGTCGGTGTGGTGACGGTTGGCTTGTTTGCGCGTCAGGGTGCGAATGTCTGTTTGCTGGGGACGTCGGACGGTGTGAAGAAGCTGGAGTTCTGA
- a CDS encoding cation:proton antiporter — MHAVELFIQDLAVIMLIAGVVTVVFNRFKQPVVLGYIVAGVIIGPHTPPFNLIQDDKTVHILSELGVIFLLFSLGLEFSLKKLAKVGATAVVAAVAEIMLMIWIGYEIGIYFGWKTMDAVFLGAMLAVSSTTIIVKALNELGMKNEKFAQIIFGILIVEDILAIGMIALLSGIATSGSVDSGEVVNTVGKLLLFMIVSLVVGILVVPRLLNYVARFKSNEMLLVTVLGILFGFCLLVMKLQYSVALGAFLVGAVMAESRQIHRIERLIESIRDMFSAIFFVAIGLLFDPNVLAQYWLPILVITLAVVFGKLFSCGIGTFLAGHGGRTPMRVGMGLAQIGEFSFIIAALGVSLKVTSDFLYPIVVAVSAVTALLTPYLIKAADPLSSKAVSLVPKKISGILGMYSGWLESLQPQGERAEISKIIRRILLQVLVNIALVVAIFLAGAFFVDGISRWLSAWISDRQIHKAVIWGGALVLSLPFLIATYRKLQALAMLLAEVGVKPEFAGSYTTGARRVIAEVIPVMSIVGIMLLIFVLSASILPPLNLLVFVLLGAAGLLWLLWSKLVKLHSRLQIALFETLDEKPEDSH, encoded by the coding sequence ATGCATGCTGTTGAACTGTTTATCCAAGACCTTGCCGTGATCATGCTGATCGCCGGCGTCGTCACCGTCGTGTTCAACCGCTTCAAGCAACCGGTGGTGCTCGGCTATATCGTGGCCGGTGTCATCATCGGCCCGCACACGCCGCCATTCAATCTGATCCAGGACGACAAGACCGTCCACATCTTGTCCGAGCTGGGTGTGATCTTTCTGCTGTTTTCGCTGGGGCTGGAGTTCAGTCTCAAGAAGCTCGCCAAAGTTGGCGCGACAGCGGTCGTCGCAGCCGTCGCCGAGATCATGCTGATGATCTGGATCGGATACGAGATCGGCATCTATTTTGGCTGGAAGACCATGGACGCGGTCTTCCTCGGCGCCATGCTGGCCGTATCGTCCACTACGATCATCGTCAAGGCGCTCAATGAGCTGGGGATGAAGAACGAGAAGTTTGCCCAGATCATCTTCGGTATCCTGATCGTCGAAGATATCCTTGCCATCGGCATGATTGCCTTGTTGTCCGGTATCGCTACCAGCGGCTCGGTCGACTCCGGCGAAGTGGTCAACACCGTCGGCAAGCTGCTGCTGTTCATGATCGTGTCGCTGGTGGTCGGCATCCTCGTTGTACCGCGCCTGCTCAATTATGTCGCGCGCTTCAAGAGCAATGAGATGTTGCTGGTCACCGTGCTGGGCATCCTGTTCGGCTTCTGCCTGCTGGTGATGAAGCTGCAATACAGCGTTGCGCTGGGTGCCTTCCTGGTCGGTGCGGTCATGGCCGAGTCGCGCCAGATCCATCGCATTGAACGGTTGATCGAATCGATCCGTGACATGTTCAGCGCTATCTTCTTCGTTGCCATCGGCTTGTTGTTTGATCCAAACGTGCTGGCGCAATACTGGTTGCCGATTCTCGTGATCACGCTGGCAGTGGTGTTCGGCAAACTGTTCAGCTGCGGCATCGGTACCTTCCTGGCCGGCCATGGCGGCCGCACGCCAATGCGCGTGGGTATGGGGCTGGCGCAGATCGGCGAGTTCTCTTTCATCATCGCCGCGCTCGGCGTGAGCCTGAAGGTGACCAGCGATTTCCTCTATCCGATCGTGGTGGCGGTATCGGCAGTGACCGCGCTGCTGACGCCTTATCTGATCAAGGCAGCGGATCCCTTGTCGAGCAAAGCAGTCTCATTGGTGCCGAAAAAAATCTCCGGTATCCTCGGCATGTATTCCGGCTGGCTGGAAAGCCTGCAGCCGCAAGGGGAGCGGGCAGAGATCAGCAAAATCATCCGGCGCATCTTGTTGCAGGTGCTGGTGAACATCGCGCTGGTGGTAGCAATTTTCCTGGCCGGCGCGTTTTTCGTGGACGGCATCAGCCGCTGGCTGTCGGCCTGGATCAGTGACCGGCAAATCCACAAAGCCGTGATCTGGGGCGGTGCTCTGGTATTATCGCTGCCTTTCCTGATCGCAACTTACCGCAAACTGCAGGCGCTGGCGATGCTGCTGGCCGAGGTTGGCGTCAAGCCGGAATTCGCCGGCTCGTACACAACGGGCGCACGGCGCGTGATTGCCGAAGTGATACCGGTCATGTCGATTGTCGGTATCATGTTGCTGATCTTTGTCCTGAGCGCCAGCATCTTGCCGCCGCTCAACCTGCTGGTCTTCGTGCTGCTAGGGGCTGCGGGGTTGCTGTGGTTGTTGTGGAGCAAGCTGGTCAAGTTGCATTCCCGACTACAGATTGCCCTGTTCGAGACGCTGGACGAAAAGCCCGAGGATTCGCACTAG